The following nucleotide sequence is from Halobacillus mangrovi.
TGCTATTGACATGGTGAAGATCATTGTGGCTTTCCTATTAATCCTGATTGCCATTGGCGGAACTTTATTCGATCAAATAAGCAGAGCAGGTTTTTTTGTGAGCATGGGATTCATAGCCGTCATCACCATCGCCACATTTTTTAAGCAAAAAAAATTCGGGGATAACTAGCTATGATTCAAAGTTTCTTGTAGGAAATAAGCCTCCTTTTTCTGAAGCCTCAGCTCCGAGGTATTTTTTGTGTGTGATGGTGGATGTGAAAACGACTCGCTTTCCGTGGGCATGTGTGGATCCTCCTCAAACTTCGTTTTTTCATCCCGCAGGATTCTCGCCGTTTTCCCACCCACGATAAGATATAAAGTCGGTTCTCATGCAACGGATAGCAAGTTCTACGTAGTAAGATTTCGAGAACCTTGTCAGAAGGGGCGATAGGGAAGGGAGACTCCCAAATGGAAAGCGCTATGCGCAGCGGCAGCCCGGGACTTGTGGATCAAGACCGTAAACTCTTTAATTTGTTTTTGATTGCCATAAACGGACACTTAGAAGGGGAAGTTTCGTCTTCGCTTAGGAAGTATTGCTTCCATTCATAATTATCTTCCTGTCCGTACCACTTCAAGTCCGGGTGTGGTGAGATTTGATCATAATCAACCAAGCGCTTGCGAATTATAGTTTTCAGCCGGCTTCCAAGCGTGGTAGAAGCGTTAATTTCTTCAAACACCCACCTGGGTTGAAAAGCCATTAAGAAATAGGGGAAATACCTGCTTTTACGGAGAGAGTGAGCCGGCGTTGCACAAAAGGTAAAATAGGGTTCTTGGTCAAAGCAAAACTCCCATTCGTGATGATCAGGGTATTGCGGAATATTCTCTGGCCAAGGTTCTTCATCGTATTTATGAACCTTGTTTAATAAATTCCAAAATAACTCTCTATAATCTTCGACATCGGTTTCAGTGCTTATGGATCTGGAATCAAAGAGAACGACTAAGGAAGCGTAGGCTCCAGTGTCTCTTGATATTTCTCCATATTCTTTTAACAATATCGACAAATGTTTCGCTGTTTCTTCCAATCTTGGATCTCCAGCAAAACCGAAACGCAGCATATCTTTTGAAAAACCTTGAATCCCAGGGACACAAGGATATGGTTTCTTTTTATCAGTCATTATGGTGCTGAAATGTTCAAAGGCCGAGAGCTTCCAGAGATCAAGCTCTTTTTTATTTTCCTCAATCCAACTTTTTGAACATAAAAACATGAATCATCCCTCCTAAAACATGACACAAAGTATCTTATTAGGAGAGATGAAATTAGGTGTTTGTCTATCCGAACAACAAGCGGAGTGCTTGTACACCAAAGTAAACTCCAAAACCAATTAATACAAAACCGGACATTGTAGAAATGAGGCGAAGAGCCCGGGGCTTCACCCACCTTCGTGCTCCGGTAGCAATACTTGCCATTGTAATATCCCATAAAGTGATGCCAAGAAAGATTCCGCTGCTGTAGAGAAGAAGCTGTGAGGTCCCGTATTGGTCAGAGGTCTGTGCAATCATTGAGCCGTATATGCTTAGCCAAAACAATATATTCATTGGATTGGAAGCAGCCATAAGAAAGCCTGTCCGAAAAGCTTTGCTTCTTGATTCGTATCTGAAATTACTTTTGCTACCTGTAATAGAATTGGACTTTAGAATACTTTCGTATCCCGTATAACAGAGAACAAAAAAACCTGCAGACCATAATAAGACCTTGATAATGGGAACGTCTACGAATTGGGCAATCCCAAAATAAATAAGCAGCATAAAGATCCCGTCTGCAATCATTCCTCCTACACCTACAAGCCAGGCATGCCAAAAACCAAACCGGAGTCCCTTGTCCAATTGAGCGGCATTAATCGGACCAATTGGGGCAGATAACGATAACCCTAATAGTATGTAACTGAGAAAAATACTCATGTGGCATCCTCCCTACTGAAACCTATTCTATATATACTAAACCTTAAATGTAAGTATTAACCATAAAAACAGCTGGAAATAAGAATATCTCATTTCCAGCTGTTTTTTAATGAGTCGTATTTCCTTGAACAGGCACAGTGGTATAGCTTTGAAGCATCTGGTTCATATCTTGTTGTTGAAGCTGAGGAACTTGGTAGTACCCATGCTTGTTTTGGTAAAGGAATGTTTCGTAACTCATTTCAATAAAGTTTGGAACACTATCAGCAATCACTCTGCGTAATACTGGGTTGGTCATCTCCAAAGCCGTCATTGCTAAAAGAGTCGCTAAACTTTTCGTTTGACCAAGCATATAAGCGGATAAACCCTGGTCAGATAGATCGTTAACAGATTGGTTTGGCTTTTTTGGCTGTCCTGGCTTAAGTCCATAGACAGCGTCATTATTCTGTGCCATTTTATACTGCTGAGTTGACTGGGTTGGATCTTGACCAGTCTGGAAACTCTGAACAATTGTATTATACATCTGAGTCACAAATGCAGATTGACGCTGAGCGATATCCTTCAGTTCAGGATTCTGAATATGCTGTTCATACATTTGATACTGATCGAGCATACTGATGATCCCCGCGATTACTTCATGAGCGTCAAACATTTCATGTCCGCCATGGTTTTTGTTCTGCATCATGTTAGGGGGCATTTGAGTCCCGCCCATTTGCTGATTTTGATTCTGGTTCGGCTTTTGCATAAGTATTCCCTCCTGAATAAAGTATTCATCTTTCAATTTTCCCCATTTAGGTTTATTCATGTACAGATAATTTGTCATAGAAAATAGAATTCTGTCGTAAAAACATCTGGAGAACGAGTTTTTATTAGCAAACTGGATTTTTTCCTGCACAACACGACACAAGAAGGTGGAACAATGATAAACTTGAACGAGAAGTGCGAAAATTTTGAAGAATTTCATGGACATTGGAGGAGGAATTTCATTGAAATTATTGGGTTATCGTCATGTAACTGTTTCTGAAGAGAGTGAACAAATGGTGGACTTTTTCGAGAACAAACTCGGGTTAGCCAATTCATGGATAGAAACAGGCAAGTATTCAGGTGGTGTTTTCAAAAGTGAGAACAGCTGGCTTGAATTTTGGTCTAAAAGTGAGGACATGCCGGAAATGACTATGCTCCAACTTATTGTAGATGATGCAGACGAGTTTGCCGACCGCATAAAAACAAGTGGAGTCGAACTTTACGGTCCTGTAGAGGAACGCGGAGAAAAAATCTACTCCATGACAGCCCCTAACCGCATGCCCGTGACGATCCAATCCTCTATCAAATAGTTCGAAAATGTTCATTTTTTCCCATGCACTGGAAAATTCTACGTGATACAATTCTATAAAGAGAGGAAAAGTAAGGGAGACATTTGGAAATGAAGCTATGGGGAAGAAAGATCTTTGTTGTACTCGTATCTGTTCTTACATTAGGTTTATATGTCCCACCTACTTATGTACATACCGATGCAGCGGAAAATAAGGAGATGGCTCCAGAGGATCACGAAGGCAGTTTTGCTGCATCCAATGGGGAGATCATTCCAGGGGATGAACCAACTCTTGTTCCTGAAGCAGATAATGAAAATGATTCAGAAGAGGACTACATCCATTTGATTACCGAGCAAGCGAAAGAGCAGACGCTGACTAAGATGGGACCAAGAATTGTAAAAAAAGTTGATACAGATATGACGAACGAAATATTACCTAAAATTGAAGAAGTTGTTGAAATGATTCTAGAAGAAGTGGGAGAAGAAGAACTTCCCTACTATGAAATTACGGAAGAACTGACACCGGGGTACGGAGAGAAAATTTTCAATCTGTACAATTACAAAACCGGAGAAGAACTTGCTAAATTCCACGTCAGAAGAGATAAACGTCCTGGAGAAGGATACTGGTTTAATTTTCATTACCATTTAAACGACGATGACTTTGTTAAACACCATTCTATTGGAGAAATTTACTGGGAAAAAAATACCCCCCCTAAATGGATGTCTTAACGAGAAAGGCGATTCACATCAACGTGAATCGCCTTTTTTTATTTCATAAAATTTTGTCGTGTCCATCACTTATTCATAGCGATTCCTTTGTCATCTGCATATAGATCCCCCTATTTTTTTTCGTAATCTCAGGAAGAGCACGTTGTAATTCATTGAACCTCTTATCACCTTAGGAGCAATACTTTCCACTTCAGCTGATTTTATCAAGAGACGCTGCCGTCATAATAGTATCGGGCACCTGTATGTAAAAAGGGATTCAGCAAATAACTGAATCCCTTTCTTAATTTGATCTTCTTTAATCTTGGTCTTCACCAATAATGCGTACTTCTCTTTCTAAATCCACACCGAACTTTTCCTTAACTGTTCTTTGTACATGCTCAATCAATGAAATGTAGTCCTTCGTAGTAGCATTATCTTTGTTGACGATGAATCCTGCATGCTTTTTGGAAACTTCGGCACCGCCAATATTTGTCCCCTGAAGCTCGCTGTCCTGAATCAGTTTTCCTGCGAAATAACCGGGAGGTCGTTTAAATACACTGCCACAGGAAGGATACTCAAGCGGTTGCTTCGATTCACGTTTAAATGTAAGATCATCCATGACCGCTTTGATTTCTTCATAACTGGCAGGTTTTAAATTGAAGGTTGCCTCAACGACAATATCACCATTATCAGGAATGTTACTTGTTCTGTAGTCTAAATCAAGCTCAGAGGCAAGACGTTTAACAAGGTTTCCCTCTTTATCAACCACGTAAGCATAGTCAAGGACATCCTTAATTTCTCCACCGTAAGCCCCTGCGTTCATATAGAGAGCTCCTCCGACGGTTCCTGGTATGCCGCATGCGAATTCGAGGCCAGACAAATGCTGCTCAAGGGCATAGCGGGATGCATCAATGATTCGTGCACCGCTTTGAGCAACAACCGTATCACCCTGGGAGGAGATTTTATCTAAGTGTTTTAAGTTAATGACGATTCCTCGAATACCGCCATCTTTAATAATTAAATTTGATCCGTTTCCAAGCAATGTAAATGGGATATCTTCTTCATTAGTAAGTTTGACAACATTTTGAATCTCCTCAAATGTCGTCGGAGTGATGAAAAAATCTGCTTTTCCACCTAACTTGGTGTATAAGTGATCCTTCAACACTTCATCCACTTTTACATTTTCCTCTTTAACAAGATTCAACAATTTATTGTAAATCTTCGTTTTGTTTTCCATGAACACCAGTCCTATTTAAAGTTGTAATCCTTCATGAAGTTTATAACATATGCTGAATATTTCAAAGCAAATGAACAATCTTCACCTGTCTATTTGTCATTAGTTTATGATAACAAAGGCAAAAGTTTACAAACTGAATTTAATAATCACGCTCTATATTTTATCATACATTCGTGTAGTTATTGAGAACGAAATTTATGCGGTGTATATTTCCTTTTTTATGTAGGATTCTAAGTCCATAGGGAGGTGTGTGAAGATGGCGCTAGACGTTCTTTGTGAAGTAAAGAACTGTGTGTACAATGAAAATGGTCAAAACTGTGGAGCAGATCGAATTTATGTCGTTAGTCATAAGGGAGATCAAGCACATAACAGTGAGGAAACAGACTGTAAGACATTTAAACCGTCCAACCTATAAAACTTTCCAAAAGACTTACTCCATTCATGGAGTAAGTCTTTTGTATATATGAAAGCGCTTCACTATTAGGAAAGTTTGATATTTTCTGAAAAGTTATTGCGAAGTATGCTCTAAGTTAGTATCATCATGATAAGTTAATTAAAATTCCAAAAAATTCGACATGCAAAGAAATATACTACGAAGGAGTGTAAGGGATGGAAAAAAACAAAAAAGATTTAAGAATAAAAAGTAAAGTCATCAGTGAAGGTGTCAACCGAGTCCCGAACCGCTCAATGCTGAGAGCTGTTGGGTTTACCGACGAAGATTTTAAAAAGCCAATGATCGGTGTAGCAAGTACATGGAGTGAGGTAACCCCATGTAATGTACATATCGATCGTTTAGCACGCGAAGCGAAGAGCGGAGCAAAAGAGAATGGCGGCGCTCCAATGATCTTTAACACAATTACCGTTTCTGATGGGATTGCCATGGGACACGAAGGAATGCACTATTCACTTCCGAGCCGTGAAATTATTGCCGATTCGATTGAAACAGTTACGAATGCTGAACGTCTTGATGGCGTCGTTGCTATTGGAGGATGTGACAAAACTACTCCTGGTTGTATGATGGCGATCGGACGCATGAACATCCCGTCTGTTTATGTGTACGGTGGAACAATCCAGCCTGGGAAGTTAAACGGTAAAGATATCGATATCGTTTCCTCATTTGAAGCGGTAGGGCAGTACCATGAAGGTCAAATCAATGAAGAAGAGCTTCATAAGGTAGAGTGTAGTGCTTGCCCTGGTGCGGGAGCCTGTGGGGGCATGTACACAGCAAATACGATGGCTGCAGCTGTGGAAGCCCTGGGAATGAGCATCCCTGGTTCCTCCTCAACACCT
It contains:
- a CDS encoding YqcI/YcgG family protein, whose product is MFLCSKSWIEENKKELDLWKLSAFEHFSTIMTDKKKPYPCVPGIQGFSKDMLRFGFAGDPRLEETAKHLSILLKEYGEISRDTGAYASLVVLFDSRSISTETDVEDYRELFWNLLNKVHKYDEEPWPENIPQYPDHHEWEFCFDQEPYFTFCATPAHSLRKSRYFPYFLMAFQPRWVFEEINASTTLGSRLKTIIRKRLVDYDQISPHPDLKWYGQEDNYEWKQYFLSEDETSPSKCPFMAIKNKLKSLRS
- a CDS encoding LysE family transporter, encoding MSIFLSYILLGLSLSAPIGPINAAQLDKGLRFGFWHAWLVGVGGMIADGIFMLLIYFGIAQFVDVPIIKVLLWSAGFFVLCYTGYESILKSNSITGSKSNFRYESRSKAFRTGFLMAASNPMNILFWLSIYGSMIAQTSDQYGTSQLLLYSSGIFLGITLWDITMASIATGARRWVKPRALRLISTMSGFVLIGFGVYFGVQALRLLFG
- a CDS encoding spore coat protein, whose amino-acid sequence is MQKPNQNQNQQMGGTQMPPNMMQNKNHGGHEMFDAHEVIAGIISMLDQYQMYEQHIQNPELKDIAQRQSAFVTQMYNTIVQSFQTGQDPTQSTQQYKMAQNNDAVYGLKPGQPKKPNQSVNDLSDQGLSAYMLGQTKSLATLLAMTALEMTNPVLRRVIADSVPNFIEMSYETFLYQNKHGYYQVPQLQQQDMNQMLQSYTTVPVQGNTTH
- a CDS encoding VOC family protein, translating into MKLLGYRHVTVSEESEQMVDFFENKLGLANSWIETGKYSGGVFKSENSWLEFWSKSEDMPEMTMLQLIVDDADEFADRIKTSGVELYGPVEERGEKIYSMTAPNRMPVTIQSSIK
- a CDS encoding YpjP family protein — its product is MKLWGRKIFVVLVSVLTLGLYVPPTYVHTDAAENKEMAPEDHEGSFAASNGEIIPGDEPTLVPEADNENDSEEDYIHLITEQAKEQTLTKMGPRIVKKVDTDMTNEILPKIEEVVEMILEEVGEEELPYYEITEELTPGYGEKIFNLYNYKTGEELAKFHVRRDKRPGEGYWFNFHYHLNDDDFVKHHSIGEIYWEKNTPPKWMS
- the murB gene encoding UDP-N-acetylmuramate dehydrogenase; translation: MENKTKIYNKLLNLVKEENVKVDEVLKDHLYTKLGGKADFFITPTTFEEIQNVVKLTNEEDIPFTLLGNGSNLIIKDGGIRGIVINLKHLDKISSQGDTVVAQSGARIIDASRYALEQHLSGLEFACGIPGTVGGALYMNAGAYGGEIKDVLDYAYVVDKEGNLVKRLASELDLDYRTSNIPDNGDIVVEATFNLKPASYEEIKAVMDDLTFKRESKQPLEYPSCGSVFKRPPGYFAGKLIQDSELQGTNIGGAEVSKKHAGFIVNKDNATTKDYISLIEHVQRTVKEKFGVDLEREVRIIGEDQD
- a CDS encoding DUF1540 domain-containing protein, whose translation is MALDVLCEVKNCVYNENGQNCGADRIYVVSHKGDQAHNSEETDCKTFKPSNL